Proteins encoded in a region of the Mycteria americana isolate JAX WOST 10 ecotype Jacksonville Zoo and Gardens chromosome 9, USCA_MyAme_1.0, whole genome shotgun sequence genome:
- the SPP2 gene encoding secreted phosphoprotein 24 yields MMILIFVLTLSIFSCSGFPVYDYELPVTEEALNASIARINSQSWGTNLYGVVRSHVRRVDMWNSDAYSLELQFSIRETVCTKASGRDPFTCDFKIGPFVPTTFCRSVVEVSGELISNIIVQCHRGTSSSESMSSEEMMHMPIMNPNRRGSSRREAFPSRGRGGSRGDWHKPSYFSSDKTE; encoded by the exons ATGATGATCTTAATTTTTGTCCTCACACTGAGCATTTTCTCGTGTTCAG GGTTTCCAGTGTACGACTACGAACTCCCTGTCACAGAAGAGGCTCTCAATGCTTCCATTGCAAGGATCAATTCTCAGTCTTGGGGGACAAACCTGTATGGTGTTGTCAGGAGCCATGTCAGAAGA GTTGACATGTGGAACAGCGACGCTTATAGCCTAGAGCTGCAGTTCAGCATTCGTGAAACTGTGTGCACGAAGGCTTCAGGGAGAGACCCCTTCACATGTGACTTCAAAATAGGGCCTTTCGTG CCAACCACTTTCTGCAGAAGTGTTGTGGAAGTCTCTGGAGAACTGATCTCGAACATTATCGTGCAGTGCCATCGTGGCACATCCAGCTCCGAATCGATGAGCAGCGAGGAG ATGATGCATATGCCGATAATGAACCCCAACAGGCGAGGCAGCAGTCGCAGAGAAG CCTTCCCTTCAAGGGGAAGAGGCGGCAGCCGTGGAGACTGGCATAAACCCAGCTATTTCAGCTCTGACAAGACTGAATAA